AGATCGGGTAATTGTGCCAGAGAGACAGTAGCATTTTTTTGGTTCTCCACCCAGAGATTTAAAGCTTCTTCTTTTAGGGTAGCCGTCACTTCCAATCGGTCAAACACCAGTTGTTGAATGGAGGTTTTAGCACTTTGAAACGCAATCGCCCCCATAAAGAAGACGGTTAGTACAGATAACAGTAAAAAATAGACCACAAGCCTGGACATCAGGCTTTTTGTCCAGAATTTCATTCAATTGGCCCTTGATCACCTGTCACAACTGAAATTTTTAAAGTACAAGACAAAACTCATAAATCTCTCAATGGTTAAGCAAGCGAGGATTTTGCTGTTTGCTTCGGGCTTCTACCAAGCTCGACGGCGAAGAACATTCCCCAGGAGTTAATTCCCTAAAGACGTACAATGATAGCGCGTCTGCACCCAGCTTACTGAATGATTCGGCGTATTTATTTGCCTAAATTAATAGTATATTCAATCTCTGGATAATAAAAATCTCAAGTACAAGTTAGGGGATGCAGTTCAGACCCAATTTTTGGCTAAATTTCTTCAATCACTGATTAAAATTCCTCATAAACGTGTCTATCAACCTAAGCAACAAAATTCACTTTCGCAATTGGCGCGGCGACCTATTTGGGGGATTAACCGCCGCCATTGTTGCCCTACCCTTAGCCCTAGCCTTTGGGGTAGCCTCCGGTGCGGGGGCGATCACTGGCCTCTATGGGTCAATTATCGTCGGCTTCTTTGCTGCCCTGTTTGGGGGTACTCCCGCCCAAGTTTCCGGCCCCACAGGGCCAATGACCGTGGTGATGACGACGGTGATTGCTGCCTTGGTCGCCCGTCACCCGGACACGGGACTAGCAATGGCCTTTACCGTTGTGATGTTAGGGGGACTGCTGCAAATCCTGTTTGGGGTGATGCGTCTGGGACAATACATCACCCTGATGCCCTACACGGTCATTTCCGGCTTTATGTCTGGAATTGGGGTGATTATCATTTTGCTACAATTGCCGCCCTTGTTGGGACATACAGCACCGGGTGGGGTGATTCCCATCCTACAACAACTACCCCTGTATCTGAGTCAGCCCAACTTCGTCGCCCTGGGGTTAGGACTACTGACTTTGCTGATTGTCTTTTTTGTCCCTCCCAAATTCAATCGGATTGTGCCCTCGCCCCTGTTGGCTTTAGTAACTGTTACCCTGATCTCGGTGGTTGTGTTTGGCAATGCCAATTTGGAGCGGATTGGCGAGATTCCCAAGGGATTACCGACCCTGCGAATGCCGACCTTCAGTGTCCCAGAGTTGGCAGATATGCTGCGCTATGGCTTGATGTTAGGGGTTTTAGGATCGATTGACTCCTTATTAACCTCCTTGGTTGCGGATAGCATTTCTCGGACTCAACATGACTCGGATCAGGAGTTGATTGGTCAAGGGATTGGCAACTTCTTAGCTGGATTATTTGGAGGCTTACCTGGTGCGGGGGCAACCATGCGGACTGTAGTGAATGTCCAAGCGGGAGGTAAAACCCCCCTATCGGGAATGATTCATGCTGTAGTGCTGTTGGTCGTTGTGTTTCAGGCTGGCCCCTTAACGGCTCAAATTCCTAATGCGGTGCTGGCGGGGTTACTGCTGAAGGTGGGGATTGATATTCTCGATTGGGGCTTTATCAAGCGGGCTCCGCGTATTTCCTTAAAAGGCACGGGATTGATGTATCTGGTGCTGTTTTTAACGGTATTTGTTGATTTGATTACGGCGGTATTGGTGGGGGCATTTATTGCCAATGTGTTAACGATTAAACGGTTGAGCGATCTCCAAAGTGATAATATTCAAGCCATTACTGACCCGACGGATTCCCATAACTTGACCCTCGCCGAACAAGAAATCCTCACCCAAGCCAATGGGAAGATCTTGCTGTTTCAGTTGGGGGGGCCGATGAGTTTTGGGGCGGCGAAAAGTATCTCGCGGCGGATGTCTATGGTTAAAAACTATGAAGCCCTGGTCTTAGATTTGAGCAAAGTTCCGACTATTGGAATTACATCGGCACTGGCGATTGAATCGATTGTACAGGACGAGATCAACCATCATCGCCATGTCTGGATTGTTGTTATCCCTGGACAGGTGAAACAGCGAGTGGAAAAACTGGATTTGCAACGCTTCTGTACTTGTGATCAGACATTGGGAGACTCATCCTCAACCCGCTCTAGCCAAATTAATCAGTTAGAAAACCGTTTACAAGCCTTGGAATCTGCTTTAAAAATGTT
The sequence above is drawn from the Planktothrix serta PCC 8927 genome and encodes:
- a CDS encoding SulP family inorganic anion transporter, with the protein product MSINLSNKIHFRNWRGDLFGGLTAAIVALPLALAFGVASGAGAITGLYGSIIVGFFAALFGGTPAQVSGPTGPMTVVMTTVIAALVARHPDTGLAMAFTVVMLGGLLQILFGVMRLGQYITLMPYTVISGFMSGIGVIIILLQLPPLLGHTAPGGVIPILQQLPLYLSQPNFVALGLGLLTLLIVFFVPPKFNRIVPSPLLALVTVTLISVVVFGNANLERIGEIPKGLPTLRMPTFSVPELADMLRYGLMLGVLGSIDSLLTSLVADSISRTQHDSDQELIGQGIGNFLAGLFGGLPGAGATMRTVVNVQAGGKTPLSGMIHAVVLLVVVFQAGPLTAQIPNAVLAGLLLKVGIDILDWGFIKRAPRISLKGTGLMYLVLFLTVFVDLITAVLVGAFIANVLTIKRLSDLQSDNIQAITDPTDSHNLTLAEQEILTQANGKILLFQLGGPMSFGAAKSISRRMSMVKNYEALVLDLSKVPTIGITSALAIESIVQDEINHHRHVWIVVIPGQVKQRVEKLDLQRFCTCDQTLGDSSSTRSSQINQLENRLQALESALKMLQP